The Rhizobium sp. Pop5 genome segment GTTCCAAAATTCCCCAGCGGTCGTCAACGCGGTTCGCGACCTTCGCAACCGTACCATTCATCAACTCGATCTGAGAATCATTCAGCCTCACCAGGAGGGGCATCAACATGCGTTGTCGCTGGAGGGAATTGACTGGCGCGCACGGCAGGAAACCTGGCGCCCCAGCCGGGTTTGACTCAATTTTTGCATTGAAATTGTTGATAAATCTGATTCAATGTCGTTATGACATTGCCGCCGCTTACCCTGCCATCGGACCTTGCCAGCGCTCATCCGGCGCTGCTGGCCGAACGTGCTGCGCGGCTGCAAGCTGAGGCGGACGCGGCCAACGCGAAGGCGCGGCTGTCGAGCATTGAGGCGCTCAACGTGCATTTGCAGTTGCTGACCGGCAAGCTGGAGCGCGAGAAGCACGGGCCGCGCCGCGAGCGCACGCAGCGGCTGATCGATCAGTTGGAATTTGCAGCTCGAAGAGCTCGTGGCGTAGGCCGCCGAGGACGAACTGAGCGTCCAAGAGGCCGCGGCCAGAACGCAGTCCGTGCGCGCCTTCGCCCGCAAGCGTCCAGTGCGCAAGGCGTGGCCCAAAGACGTCGAGCGCGCACGCATCGTCATCGAAGCGCCGACGGCATGTGCCTGCTGTGGCGGCTCGCGGCTGTCGAAGCTGGGCGAGGATGTGACGGAAACGCTGGAGGATATCCCGCGCCGATTCAAGGTGATCGAGACGGTGCGCGAGAAATTTACCTGCCGCGATTGCGAGGCGATCAGTCAGGCTCCCGCACCGTTCCATGCGACGCCCGCGCGGCTTCATCGGCCCTCAGTTGCTGGCGACGATCGTGTTCGACAAGTTCGGGCAGCACATCCCGCTGAACCGCCAGAGCACGCGGTTCAAATGTGAGGCATCGGTCCGTCGACCTAGACCCTGGCCGGTGAATGTTGATCCGAATGTCTTCGAGCTGCGGCAAATGCTGGAGCATCACTGTCGCACGGCATACCAGGAGGCAACGTAGCCGGCTGCGGCGACCCCATGCGAATGCGGGACGTCGCGGACGATGCTACCGACAATGGCGTCCCTTTGATCGACGCCATTCGGCCAGTTCGGCACGATGTAGCCGCGATAGCTGTAGATCCAGGTCTCGCCGGCCACATCGCCCTTTCCAGTGAATTGCAGCTCGACAGGGTCTCCCGGACGCACCGTACCGGTCAATTCCAGCGACCACCCGGGCCCACCAATGGTTCCGCCGACCTTGCGCCGAGCCAACTCGGTCAGCACCAGCGTTCCCTGGCCAAATTCCAGTGCATTGAAATCAACCGATAAATCGGGATTGTTGATCAGGCTGCGATAACTCCAAGTGCCAGTGAAGCTCATAGTTCCTCCCAATGGCGATCGACGCCCTAATGATGGCCGGAAACGGTGCCACCCTGGCCGTCCGGCAGGGTGATCCTGATGTTCTGCATCATGCCCTGGTCCTCATGATCGAGGATGTGGCAATGCAGAACGAACTCGCCGATATAGCGCTGGTAGTGCGTCCGCACGGTGATCGTGTAACGCGCCGACGGATCGGTGCCGGGATTCTTGATCCACAGCGTGTCCTTCCAGACATTTTTCAAGCCTGGATATTGCGGATCGCCGTCGTCATCGGCGCCAAGCGCGCTGACATCGTTGCCGGCCGCATCGACAATTTTGATGATCTGAAACGGATTGACATGGATATGGAATGGGTGGCTGACGAAATCCGAGCGGAGCGTCCATTCGTCGACTCCGCTCAGCGGCAACATCCGGTCGATGCGGTTGGGATCATAAGGTTTGCCGTCAACCTCGAAGAAGGTGGCACCCGGCTGTTTCACATCGATGTTAAACACCAGTTGCTGCTCGCCGGTGACCTCGCCCGCGTCGATGTCCGGATGGGGAATAAAGCTTGAGAGCGACATCTCGTTCTTGAGGTCATCGATAACCTTGCCGGCGACATTCTGTGACATCGTGCGCTCAGCCGCCGAAATCAGCCAATCCTGAAGATAGGTGCCGATCTCGCCATTGACGGCATGGCCGCCTACTGCAGTGACTATGCCGAGAAGCCGTCGGCTTGGAGCCTCCTGGTTGACGCTGGCCGCTGCCGGTGCGGCGCCATCGATGATGCAGTAGTCACCCGCTCCTGGCAACACCACCAGCGCGTCAACGCGGTAGCCCGGTTGCAGGATCGCTTGCTGCCGCATCTGCACCTGCGCCATTGTCAGCCCGTCCTGGGCCACCACCCCATACGGAATAGTATCCTTGCCGCAATTCTGGTCGATCCATCTGTCGGTGTCCGCTGCCGCAAGCGTGCGGAACGCGGTCGTCCCGGTCTTGCGCCGGATTTCGAAATTGATGGTGTCGCGAACCCCGGCGTGTATCATCCGCCACCGCTCGACCGAGCCAGCCTCCGCTGATGCCAACTGACCAAGCACCTGGCCGTTGACGCTGGTGAAGCGGCCCGAAGCCGGCCAACTGCCAGGTCCGAACTGATCGTAGCTTTCGATGCCGCCCACCTGTCCTGGCTGGCAATCATAAGTGATGTCGCCATTGTTATCGGTGCAAGCATATTGAATCTGCTGTAGCACCAAAACCCGTTCGGCGATATCGGAGCCGCCCGGCTGCTTCAATAGGCGGTCTATATCGCCAGTCTCGGTCGGTGTCGGCATGCGATCGCCACGGATGATCAACGCCCCGGACATGCCACTCGACACCTGCAATGCGGTTGATCCGTGTAGGTGTGGGTGATACCAGAAGGTGCCGGCGGGATGCTCAACGGCGATGTTGTATTCATATTGGAACGAAACGCCGGGACGGATTGAGATCAGCACATTATCGCCATTGCCAGACGGATTTACCCAGAGACCGTGCGAATGCAGGTTGGTACCGTTGAAGCAATGGGGGGTATTGGCACTGCCACCGCCGATGCCGCAGGTGGAATCCTGAGGGAACAGGTTGTGAAGCGTTACCCGCACCGTCTGACCGGGCCGTAGATCGATGGTCGGTCCAACCAATGGCGTGTCGGCACCGGATAAGCCGGTCTGGCGGGCGTCTTGATAGCCGCGCAGTTTAACGTGGTCGTAGCGCGCCGTGGCCGGATTGTAGATCTGTCGGTCGAGATAGGTAGCGTTCATATCGAGCAGAACCTCGCCCGGAAATGTCTCCCGGCTTTGTTCGAAGGTTTTCAGCATCCCCTGGGATTTTGTGATAGGTTGCAGCATATAGGCCAGGGGGTTAGTCACGGCCCTGGCCTCTTGAGCGACTGCGAATAGCGCATGGGTGACCGAAAAAACGCTCGCCATACCGAAGATCGCAATTTTGTCAGACACAGACAAACAACCCTCCCAAACCTCTGCCCGGAGTTTTGTTCTCCCCGGGTCGAACCGCATCCACAAAGTTCTACTGCGTCACCATGCGTTCACCTGCAATTCGACTTTGACTCGCGCGCTTTCTCGGGAGAAGACAGCTGCCGCCGCGCGACGAGAAAGTTTCAAGACTCATGCCACTCTGGCCGGATCGAGCCTCAGAAGGAATCTTGTGCCTATGCTTCAAGGACTTCCACGAGAGCGCGGTAGGAAGTCGGGCGGAACAGCACCATGGCGCGCACCTGACAAACCTGACAGCAGGTGTAGTAGGCCCGACATTTTTGTGGGGAGCATCGTTACGTGCGGCAATACGCGTCTCACCTTGTTTGTTTGTCGAGCTGCACTCGAGCAACGCCTTGACGCTCATATCGCGGTCACCGCCGCGGGCATTAATGTCGGCGTCACATACCGTTCATCACACCGCCTAATCGGAGAGACACCACGGGCAGACTACGCCAGTTCTTCCGGCTCTCTGCGCTGCGCGATGATCTCGAAACAAGGTTGCTTGCTCAGGAGTATCGCGCCCTGCTCCTCGACGATCATTTCGACGACGGCAGGAGGGAGCCCTTCCACAATCTTCTCCTATGGACGTCTCTTATGGACGTCCAACGCGATATCTCAGATGCACGGAGCCGAGGCCAGCGGCTTCGGCGCTGATAAACGTGAGCCTCGCCCTGCCGGCAAGCCCATCCTCGCCGCCCTCGAATATGGCCGGTGTATTCGACTTGCCTCCGATCGCAGGGAAGATGACCAGGCTGACCTCGTCAACAAGACCCGCCTTCAAGAAATGGCCATTGGTTTGCGCCCCGCCTTCCAGCATCAAGCGCTTCACACCGAACTCGGTTCCAAGAAGGTCAAGCGCGTTTTTCAGATCGACGCCATCTTTCTCCGAGACGATATAGGAAACGCCAGCCTGGGTGAGGCCCGCCAGGTAAGCATCATCCACGTCAGATCCTGTCAGGACCACAAGGTGAGCTCCGTCAATGTCGCTCTTGTCCCAGCGTAGCCGACCGTCCTTATCCACGATGACAGCGAACTCGCCGGCGTCCGGGTTGGCGATATGGATCGGTCGCGCGGCTGTGCCGGTTGCTTGATAGGGGCGGTCGACGGCGTCCGCGAACTCTTCTCCCGTCGCTCTTCCCGAAAGCCAGGCGTCGGCACCGATCTTCTCATGCAGGCCGTCATAGATCTTCACGAGCTCATCGACCGAATGGCCGGTTGCCTCGGCCCAATCATTGACGATCAATCGGCCATCCAGCGGCGACATCATGTGACAGATTACATAGGGTCTGGGCATTGGATTACTCTCCTCTACAAACATTCCACCGTCAGTGACCTGCCTTCAACCAGGCTGCGAATTTATCCATCCAGTCGGGGTGCCAGCGTGAAAGCGCCGGCCGGTTCAGGATCATGTCGTCGGCCGCCCAGCGGATCCTTCTGGCATCGATCGCAGACGTAACCGCGTTATCCGGACAGATGATGTAAAAATTCTCGTCGAGCAGACGGACCAGGAAGTATTCCACCAGTTGCTCTGCGGTCCATGCCTCATCGGGTTTCGCAATGCCCTGCGGCTTGAGTGCGATGTTCATGGGTGTCCACGTGTAGCCAGGGACGAGGAGATGAGCCGAAACACGACCTCCCGTCTCCTTCAGAAGCTCGTGCGACAGCTGTTCGGTCAGGACTTTGACAGCTGCCTTCGCCACCGAATATGCGGCGTTACCTGGAGGAGTCGTAATACCTTCCTTGGAGCCGAGGTTGACAACGGCCGACTGGCGACCGGCTTCGATCATGTAGGGCACGAAGACGTGTTGCGCGGCCTGAACACCTCGGAAGTTTACATCGATCTGGCGTCGCCACTTTGCAGGATTGTCCCAAGGGCCGGCTCCTTGCGTTATGCCCGCGTTGTTTACTAGAACGGCCACGTCGCCAAACCGCGAAATCGTTTCGTCCCGCAACCTGGTCAGTGCCGACAAATCTGATACGTCGCCGCTCACGATCAGGATGTCCGTGTCGAGTGTCGAAGTAACATCCTCAAGTGCGTCGGCGTCGAGATCCAGCAGCGCGAGCTTCATGCCGCGGGCCGCGAGAGCCCTCGCGATTGCCAAGCCGATGCCCTTCGCAGCTCCCGTGATGACCGCAACGCGGCCAGGAGCAACGACGCTGTTCATTCTCTCGCTCATTTTTTGTCTTTCCCGTCATTGGACCGTCACCGCTGGAAGGTGTGCCGGACAAGCCGTCGCCGTGGAATTTTTCTCCGAGAAGCGTGCCGGCCGATGGCACCAGCGCAGAGAAGTCCATCAACGCTACTCGGGCGCTTGGGTCGTCGGATCATATCCGCGGGCTGCGAACGACCGTTCGATCGCACTATAAGAATAGGGTAGCGCGACGGCTACTTGAAGTGAGCGGGATCGCACGCACCGATGAGCCGTGTTCACTCAAGGGCCTTCGTGACGTAGGGAATGCCTGGCCAGTTCGACCGCGGACGGGACCAAAAAGGTAACGCACTCCTGGTCCCTGCCAGATCGGTGGATGATTTTCACTCACCGCCCCGATCAATTTTGCTCATGTAACCAATCGGCTCCACGGGCATTTGGTCACCAGCGCCTCGAGACGATCGTGGTGCTGACCAAACCAAAG includes the following:
- a CDS encoding multicopper oxidase family protein, which produces MSVSDKIAIFGMASVFSVTHALFAVAQEARAVTNPLAYMLQPITKSQGMLKTFEQSRETFPGEVLLDMNATYLDRQIYNPATARYDHVKLRGYQDARQTGLSGADTPLVGPTIDLRPGQTVRVTLHNLFPQDSTCGIGGGSANTPHCFNGTNLHSHGLWVNPSGNGDNVLISIRPGVSFQYEYNIAVEHPAGTFWYHPHLHGSTALQVSSGMSGALIIRGDRMPTPTETGDIDRLLKQPGGSDIAERVLVLQQIQYACTDNNGDITYDCQPGQVGGIESYDQFGPGSWPASGRFTSVNGQVLGQLASAEAGSVERWRMIHAGVRDTINFEIRRKTGTTAFRTLAAADTDRWIDQNCGKDTIPYGVVAQDGLTMAQVQMRQQAILQPGYRVDALVVLPGAGDYCIIDGAAPAAASVNQEAPSRRLLGIVTAVGGHAVNGEIGTYLQDWLISAAERTMSQNVAGKVIDDLKNEMSLSSFIPHPDIDAGEVTGEQQLVFNIDVKQPGATFFEVDGKPYDPNRIDRMLPLSGVDEWTLRSDFVSHPFHIHVNPFQIIKIVDAAGNDVSALGADDDGDPQYPGLKNVWKDTLWIKNPGTDPSARYTITVRTHYQRYIGEFVLHCHILDHEDQGMMQNIRITLPDGQGGTVSGHH
- a CDS encoding RibD family protein; its protein translation is MPRPYVICHMMSPLDGRLIVNDWAEATGHSVDELVKIYDGLHEKIGADAWLSGRATGEEFADAVDRPYQATGTAARPIHIANPDAGEFAVIVDKDGRLRWDKSDIDGAHLVVLTGSDVDDAYLAGLTQAGVSYIVSEKDGVDLKNALDLLGTEFGVKRLMLEGGAQTNGHFLKAGLVDEVSLVIFPAIGGKSNTPAIFEGGEDGLAGRARLTFISAEAAGLGSVHLRYRVGRP
- a CDS encoding SDR family oxidoreductase: MSERMNSVVAPGRVAVITGAAKGIGLAIARALAARGMKLALLDLDADALEDVTSTLDTDILIVSGDVSDLSALTRLRDETISRFGDVAVLVNNAGITQGAGPWDNPAKWRRQIDVNFRGVQAAQHVFVPYMIEAGRQSAVVNLGSKEGITTPPGNAAYSVAKAAVKVLTEQLSHELLKETGGRVSAHLLVPGYTWTPMNIALKPQGIAKPDEAWTAEQLVEYFLVRLLDENFYIICPDNAVTSAIDARRIRWAADDMILNRPALSRWHPDWMDKFAAWLKAGH